A window of Solanum stenotomum isolate F172 chromosome 3, ASM1918654v1, whole genome shotgun sequence contains these coding sequences:
- the LOC125857523 gene encoding protein HEADING DATE 3A-like, with protein sequence MPRERDPLVVGRVVGDVLDPFTRTIGLRVIYRDREVNNGCELRPSQVVNQPRVEVGGDDLRTFFTLVMVDPDAPSPSDPNLREYLHWLVTDIPATTGSSFGQEIVSYESPRPSMGIHRFVFVLFRQLGRQTVYAPGWRQNFNTRDFAELYNLGLPVAAVYFNCQRETGSGGRRRSAD encoded by the exons ATGCCTAGAGAACGCGATCCTCTCGTCGTTGGTCGTGTCGTAGGGGATGTATTGGACCCATTCACAAGAACTATTGGCCTAAGAGTTATATATAGGGATAGAGAAGTTAATAATGGCTGTGAGCTTAGGCCTTCCCAAGTTGTTAACCAGCCAAGGGTTGAAGTTGGAGGAGATGACCTACGTACCTTTTTCACTTtg GTTATGGTGGACCCTGATGCTCCAAGTCCGAGTGATCCAAATCTGAGAGAATACCTTCACTG GTTGGTAACTGATATTCCAGCTACCACAGGTTCAAGTTTTG GGCAAGAAATAGTGAGCTATGAAAGTCCAAGACCATCAATGGGAATACAtcgatttgtatttgtattgttCAGACAATTAGGTCGACAAACAGTGTATGCTCCAGGATGGCGTCAGAATTTCAATACAAGAGATTTTGCTGAACTCTATAATCTTGGTTTACCTGTTGCTGCTGTCTATTTTAATTGTCAAAGAGAGACTGGCAGTGGTGGACGTAGAAGGTCTGCTGATTGA